From the Bos taurus isolate L1 Dominette 01449 registration number 42190680 breed Hereford chromosome 22, ARS-UCD2.0, whole genome shotgun sequence genome, one window contains:
- the SEC61G gene encoding protein transport protein Sec61 subunit gamma, which translates to MDQVMQFVEPSRQFVKDSIRLVKRCTKPDRKEFQKIAMATAIGFAIMGFIGFFVKLIHIPINNIIVGG; encoded by the exons ATGGATCAGGTAATGCAGTTCGTTGAGCCAAGTCGGCAGTTTGTGAAAGACTCAATTCGGCTGGTTAAAAGATGCACCAAACCTGATAGAAAAG AATTCCAGAAGATTGCCATGGCAACAGCAATAGGATTCGCTATAATGGGATTCATTGGCTTTTTTGTGAAATTGATCCATATTCCTATTAATAACATCATTGT tGGTGGCTGA